One genomic window of Papaver somniferum cultivar HN1 unplaced genomic scaffold, ASM357369v1 unplaced-scaffold_0, whole genome shotgun sequence includes the following:
- the LOC113325860 gene encoding uncharacterized protein LOC113325860: MIKGIAPPCNYVINGHYYNMGYFLVDGIYPKLTTIVQAFSLTLDIPDYVRFNKYQMDKRKDVERAFGVLHGKFRIVGSPCKYWHQFDLNLIMKCCLILHNMIIEHERRDTDWGRVLPVPLPEPTVDGRVFMSSLKNLELHLQLRDDLVKHIAARPGRGAFDYYGAFDYYGDYVFITLLCFLIYVQ; this comes from the coding sequence ATGATAAAGGGTATAGCACCTCCATGCAATTATGTCATCAATGGTCACTACTACAATATGGGTTATTTCTTAGTCGATGGTATCTATCCAAAGTTGACTACAATTGTACAAGCTTTCTCTCTGACACTGGACATTCCTGACTATGTGAGATTCAACAAGTATCAAATGGataaaagaaaggatgtcgagcGTGCTTTTGGAGTTCTCCATGGTAAATTCAGAATTGTCGGATCTCCATGTAAGTATTGGCATCAATTTGACTTGAACCTAATTATGAAATGTTGTCTTATTTTACATAACATGATTATCGAGCATGAACGGAGGGATACAGATTGGGGCAGAGTTCTTCCTGTTCCGCTTCCGGAACCTACCGTTGATGGTCGTGTATTTATGTCATCTCTGAAAAACCTAGAATTACACCTACAACTAAGAGACGATCTTGTCAAGCACATTGCTGCGCGTCCTGGTAGAGGAGCATTTGATTATTATGGAGCATTTGATTATTATGGAGATTATGTTTTCATTACATTATTGTGTTTCTTGATTTATGTTCAATGA
- the LOC113325861 gene encoding uncharacterized protein LOC113325861, which produces MVFNFVQQKEFDLTIAFIYMSMDEIVGSGQKTSMFWKRILQIFVQRNGNPYERDWSSSKTKMKYIKKDVKEFVSILNAIFWQTKSGASHEDLTKDARKQFQEQSGQPFKYDACYELFREKVPGYNYELTVSQNTELFNNHRNFVSHEDGTEVLPNGETRWKYKENARPIGAKKAKMIARQKKDREQGIFREGDEGTSSVKMEEDRIYQQSASILEYLKETRSRKEKMKMEQESQYQTIWEYTQQPSYQVEEQLNLQNLYQQTNQMHQQQMNLDQDNAIMSMDLSRFAPNEKRYYRRKQKEILKRMNIISVEDLEDDDVIHL; this is translated from the exons atggtttttaattttgttcAACAAAAAGAGTTTGATCTTACTATTGCATTTATTTATATGAGTATGGATGAAATTGTGGGTTCAGGTCAAAAAACCTCTATGTTTTGGAAACGTATTCTCCAAATTTTTGTCCAACGCAACGGCAATCCATATGAAAGAGATTGGTCATCCTCAAAAACCAAGATGAAGTATATAAAAAAAGATGTCAAAGAATTCGTGTCCATTCTTAATGCTATATTTTGGCAAACCAAAAGCGGTGCGAGCCACGAAGATTTG ACAAAAGATGCTCGTAAGCAATTTCAGGAACAATCAGGACAACCATTCAAGTATGATGCATGTTATGAATTGTTTAGAGAAAAGGTCCCTGGATATAATTATGAACTCACTGTTAGCCAAAACACTGAGTTGTTTAACAATCATCGTAACTTTGTATCACACGAAGATGGTACTGAAGTTCTTCCTAATGGAGAAACTCGTTGGAAATACAAGGAGAATGCACGTCCTATAGGAGCAAAAAAAGCCAAAATGATAGCCAGACAGAAGAAGGATCGTGAGCAAGGTATATTTAGAGAAGGTGATGAGGGAACATCTTCGgttaagatggaagaagataGGATCTATCAACAAAGTGCTAGTATTTTGGAGTATCTTAAGGAAACGCgatcaaggaaggaaaaaatgaAAATGGAACAAGAATCTCAATACCAAACAATTTGGGAGTATACTCAGCAACCGAGTTATCAAGTGGAAGAACAACTCAATTTGCAAAATCTTTATCAACAGACTAATCAAATGCATCAACAACAAATGAATTTAGATCAAGACAATGCAATAATGTCTATGGACCTTAGCCGATTCGCTcccaacgaaaaaagatattatcgaCGCAAGCAAAAGGAGATCTTGAAGAGGATGAATATAATCAGCGTTGAAgatttagaagatgatgatgtaaTCCATCTCTAG
- the LOC113325822 gene encoding 60S ribosomal protein L8-1-like, whose amino-acid sequence MGRVIRAQRKGAGSVFKSHTHHRKGPARFRSLDFGERNGYLKGVVTDIIHDPGRGAPLARVTFRHPFRYKHQKELFVAAEGMHTGQFLYCGKKASLMVGNVLPLQSIPEGAVVCNVEHHVGDRGTLARASGDYAIVISHNPDNGTSRIKLPSGAKKIVPSGCRAMIGQVAGGGRTEKPLLKAGNAYHKFRVKRNSWPKVRGVAMNPVDHPHGGGNHQHIGHPSTVSRDKPAGRKVGLIGARRTGRLRGQAAASAAKTDKA is encoded by the coding sequence ATGGGTAGAGTTATCAGAGCTCAACGTAAGGGAGCTGGATCTGTATTCAAATCCCATACTCATCATCGTAAGGGACCTGCAAGATTCAGGAGTTTAGATTTCGGTGAAAGAAATGGTTACTTGAAAGGTGTAGTTACTGACATCATTCATGATCCAGGACGTGGTGCACCATTAGCCAGAGTTACTTTCCGTCATCCGTTTAGGTACAAGCATCAAAAGGAGTTGTTTGTTGCAGCTGAGGGTATGCATACTGGTCAGTTTTTGTATTGTGGGAAGAAAGCTAGTCTCATGGTTGGTAATGTTTTGCCATTGCAATCAATTCCTGAAGGAGCTGTTGTTTGCAACGTTGAGCATCATGTCGGTGATAGAGGTACTTTAGCCAGAGCTTCTGGTGATTATGCTATTGTTATCAGTCACAACCCTGATAACGGAACCTCAAGAATCAAGCTTCCTTCCGGTGCCAAGAAGATTGTTCCAAGTGGTTGTCGTGCTATGATTGGCCAGGTTGCTGGTGGAGGTAGGACTGAGAAGCCCTTGTTGAAGGCAGGAAACGCATACCACAAGTTCAGGGTGAAGAGGAACAGCTGGCCTAAGGTTCGTGGTGTGGCTATGAATCCAGTTGACCATCCCCATGGAGGAGGTAACCATCAGCATATTGGACATCCCAGTACGGTTAGCCGCGATAAACCTGCTGGACGAAAGGTTGGTCTTATTGGTGCTAGGAGAACTGGTCGTCTTCGTGGACAAGCTGCTGCTAGTGCTGCTAAGACAGATAAGGCCTAA